In one window of Zingiber officinale cultivar Zhangliang chromosome 11A, Zo_v1.1, whole genome shotgun sequence DNA:
- the LOC122032840 gene encoding uncharacterized protein LOC122032840, which yields MATYKLPDLLTGQSSSSAILLFGGGKVPTNELNVIAVGWQIDEKSKTGCVNLQCAGFVSTTNIYGPGSFIPQFSNYGYETKFLSILINRDYNTGNWWVTYNDELPLGYFPKELLPKMEDNAFLVQMGGEVVSPLNVPSPPMGSGHPSNEGPSKAAYFIEVQFVDEHNNLFDPHPADLHSHADISDYYSVADDHYANDKDKYVFAYGGAGGFK from the exons ATGGCTACTTATAAGCTTCCAGATCTACTAACTGGTCAATCATCATCCAGCGCTATACTACTTTTTGGCGGTGGAAAAGTTCCAACCAATGAACTCAATGTTATCGCCGTCGGTTGGCAA ATTGACGAGAAGAGTAAAACGGGATGTGTGAATTTGCAATGTGCTGGTTTTGTTAGCACCACTAATATTTATGGACCTGGAAGTTTTATTCCCCAATTTTCCAATTATGGCTATGAAACAAAATTTCTATCAATACTAATCAATAGg GATTATAATACAGGGAATTGGTGGGTGACGTATAATGATGAGCTACCTCTTGGGTATTTCCCCAAGGAATTGCTTCCAAAGATGGAGGATAATGCATTCTTGGTTCAAATGGGTGGGGAGGTTGTCTCTCCCTTGAATGTGCCAAGCCCGCCGATGGGCAGTGGTCATCCAAGTAATGAAGGACCTAGTAAAGCTGCTTATTTCATTGAAGTTCAGTTTGTGGATGAGCATAATAACTTGTTCGATCCGCATCCTGCTGATCTTCACTCTCATGCTGATATTAGTGATTATTATAGTGTAGCAGATGATCATTATGCAAATGATAAAGATAAATATGTTTTTGCTTATGGAGGAGCTGGAGGTTTCAAATAA